In the Oscillospiraceae bacterium genome, GTGAACACGCAGAACCCGATGAAGTTCGGGGCGATAAAGCTGTAGGCGATCAGGCTGTCCCGCGTGGATTTTTTCATCCCGCGTTTGGGGTTTGCCTGCACAGCCTGCGTAGTTTCAGCCATGGGTCATACCTCCTTGGGGTCAATGGCAGATTTTTGGCAATAAGATAGGGGCAGGCGCGCCCGCCCGCCCCTTATCGGAAGAAGGAAAACTTATGAAAAAGTGTAGCTGGTGAATCAGCCCAGCAGAGCGGCGACCTGCTCGTTCATGTTGGCGATGCCTTCGTCAACGGTCTCGCTCTCGGTCATGATAGCGTCATGCTCGGTGTTCAGGATGGTCTCGATCTCGGAAGCCTTATCGGACAGAGGCATCTCGAGGTAGATAGCGGTGGTGTTCAGAGCTTCGAGAGAAGCGTCGTCAGAGGGGAAGCCTTCGGTGCTGGAGATGATGGCGTTGGTCTCGTCGCTGGCAACGGCGGGGAAGGTGCCGACAGCGGCCACGCACTTGGCGCCATCCTCAGATGCGCACCAGTTCACGAAGTCGAGGGCAGCATCTTTCTTCTCGGAGTTGGCGTTGACAGCCAGGCTGGTCACAGTGCCCAGGGTGGAGCCGGCAGGTGCGCCGTCCGGATGAGGATACTTGACGATGCCGAAGTTGACAGGCTCAACACCGTTGCCCTCAGCCTCTTCGTTGTACTTCTGCATAGTAGCGATGAACCAGGAGCCCATGTTGCACATAGCAGCCTGACCGTTCTGGAAAGCGCCGGAGTAGTGCAGACCAGAGGTCTTCTGCTCGCCGTAGTTGGGGATAACGCCGTCAGCCTGCTCAGACAGGACCTGCTCGTAGTAAGGCTTCAGGAAGTCGTAGTTGCCGTCAATAACGGTGTGCTCACCATCCAGGATGCCGAACAGAGTGGTGGTGGAGCGCCAGGTGTGGTAAATGTTGCCGTAAACGCCGGTCTTTTCGTAGACTTCGCGGATCTTAGCATCGAAGTCCTCCATCGTCATATCGTTGGTGGGATACTCAATGCCGGCCTGATCGAAAATGTCCTTGTTGTAGTAGACGACCCAGAAGTCAGAGCGGAACGGAACTGCGTAGTAGTTGCCGTCTTCAGCAGTCAGCTGGTCGAGAACGCCGTTGAACTTGCTCTCATCGGTGGTCAGCTTGCCGCTCAGGGGCTCCAGCAGACCCAGGTTGATCAGGTTGGAGTAACCGGGGATGTCCTTGATGGACAGGACATCCAACTCGCCGTTGCCGCCGGCCAGCTGGGTAGCCAGCTGGGTCATGTAATCGGTAGAACCCAGGTCAGTCATCTCGATGGTGACGTTGGGGTGGCTCTCCATGTAGCCATCGGCCAGGGCCTGCCAGTAGGCGGTGGAATCCTTATCCCACAGGGCCCAGTTCAGGGTGACGGCCTCGTCGCCGGAAGCAGTGCTCTCGGCAGTAGCCTCGCCGGAAACGGGGGTGCTGTCGGCAGCAGCCTCACTGCTGGAAGCAGCGGAACCGCCGCAGGCGGCCAGGCTCAGAGCCATGGAACCAGCCAGGCCAAGGGCTGCGAGTTTTTGCAATTTACGCATAATGTTTCTCCTCCTAAGTAGAAATCATTTTTTCGGGAAGGCGTTTCGTTCTGTAGAGGGCCTGTCCCTTTCGTTGCCATTATCATACACCTTTGCGATGGTGAAATGGATGGTTTATTTTGGGTTGAGTCTGCACTTTTTACGGCAGTTCTCAAAAAGCTGCACAAAAAACATGTACTATTTTACGAAACCTGTAATTTTTATCTTTCCTACAGTTACGGCACTCGAAAAGCACATTCTTTTGTCGAATTTATACAGTTTTCTTCTTGACAGAACCGAATGGATACGGTATCTTTTTAATAAGAAAAGCGCGGTGCGCCTCTCCCCCACCCGCTTCGCGGGGCCCTCTTGCAGAGGGGGCCTTACGTAGCATTTCTTTAAAATTTTATCACAAGGAGCCTTTATGGGCAAATATAAATTACGCCATGGCAGTATCCAGGTGCGCGTGCTGGCGCTGACGCTGCTGTTTACTTTGGGCGTTTCCCTCGTTATCGCCATTGGCAACATGCGCCAGATGGCAGCTGAGTGGGAGCGCACCACCTTATTGAATGCCGAGTATGCCTTACAGACCGCCGCCACTGCCATCCACCGGGATATTGAGGAGGTGGACGACCTGGCCAGCTGGTGCGCCTACAATCCCAGTATGCGTACCTATTTATTAACGGATGTCAGCAGCAACAACCAGGCACTTTCGATGTACCCCACTATATCGGCCAAGTACAGCACACTGCGCACCATGCAGTATGTACAGCGGTTTATGCTCATCAATGCCAAAGGCCGCCAGATGGTTTTTGGTACAGCCGTTACCAACACCGTAGCCATGACGCCGGAGGTACTGGCCCGCATCCCCGGTTATGACGAGGAATATTCCGGCTGGTCCTGTATTATGCGGGACCCGATGGCCCTGCCCTCCCAGGCGTTGGACACCATCCCCCTTACCCGCAAGCTGACCCTGAGCGGCACCGGCCGCGAGGCCCACATCTGCGCCTTTGTCTCCCCTGCCCTGATCACGGCCGCGCTGAAAGGCTTTACGATGCCGGAGGGCAGCAGCCTTTTGTGGCAGATGGGCGGGCGGTACTACGGCATCACCGGCAATATCCTGACCGAGGATCCCCTGTCCGATATCCCGGCCGAGCAGCTGGATGTGGACATGCTGGATGACAGCACTGAGGTTTATTCCATTGCAGCCGGATACGATGCCCAGTTGATGGTGCGGTATCCCATCGGTGTACACGATCTGTACTTGATCGAGATCATCCCCAACGGGCCGCTGCAGCGGCAAATCCCCTACCTGTCGGATTCGCTGGTCATCAGTCTGCTGGCTATTCTGGTATTGGGCTTGCTGCTGGCATTTTTGCTGCACCGCATGATCACACCGCCCATCACGGCACTGCAGAACCGCATAACCAAAATCAGCAGCGGCGACTTTTCCTTTGACCCTGCCATTGAGTGGAACAACGAACTGGGCGACATTGGCCGGGGCATTAACAGCATGTCGGCCAGCGTCACCGCCCTGATGGACCACCGCCTGGAGGACGAAAAGCAGAAGCAGGATTTGGAATACCGCATGCTGCAAAACCAGATCAATCCCCACTTTATTTATAATACGCTGAACAGCATCAAGTGGATGGCCACCATCCAGCATGCCCCCGGCATCGCCGAGATGGTCACGGCGCTGTCCCGCCTGCTGAAAAGCGTCTCCAAAAGCAACGAACGACTGGTGCCCCTGTATGAGGAGTTTGCCCTGCTGAACGACTACTTCACGATCCAGCAGTACCGCTACGGCGGCACCATCACGCTGGATGTCAGCTATATCGAGGATGAAAAGCTGAACCACAGCTGCCTGATTCCCCGCTTCACCTTGCAGCCGCTGGTGGAGAACGCCATCTTCCACGGCATTGAGCCGAAGGGCAGCGCCGGGGAGGTCACCCTGCGGGTCGAGCGGGATACTGCCAACGGCGATGTGCTGATCCGCTTAACGGACGACGGCATCGGCATGACGGCGGAACAGGCTGCCAAGGCTCTGCAGGAACCGGGCCCCGAGGAAGCCGCCGCCAAATACCGCCACGTGGGCATGTGGAACGTCCACAAGCGCCTGCAATACAGCTTTGGCGAAGCGTATGGGTTAAGTATCGAAAGCGAGCCTGGCGTAGGCACTACCGTCATGGTGCGCCTGCCAGGGCCGCCCGCACAGCAATGAGGTGATCTTTTGACACGGATATTCTTAGTGGATGATGAACCGCTGGTGCTGATTGGCATGCAGGGCATGCTGAACTGGAGCGAACTGGGCTACGAGGTAGCCGGCACCGCCCGCAACGGGGCCGAAGCGCTGAAAGCCATTGAGGAAAAGCGCCCGGACATTGTGGTATCGGACATCCGCATGCCGGTGATGGACGGCTTTACCCTGGCGGAAAGCTGCCACAAGGATGGCTCAGCTTTGCCGGTGTTCATTATGCTGACCAGCTATGAAGAATTTGATTACGTGAAACGCAGTATGCGGCTGGGTG is a window encoding:
- a CDS encoding histidine kinase; the protein is MGKYKLRHGSIQVRVLALTLLFTLGVSLVIAIGNMRQMAAEWERTTLLNAEYALQTAATAIHRDIEEVDDLASWCAYNPSMRTYLLTDVSSNNQALSMYPTISAKYSTLRTMQYVQRFMLINAKGRQMVFGTAVTNTVAMTPEVLARIPGYDEEYSGWSCIMRDPMALPSQALDTIPLTRKLTLSGTGREAHICAFVSPALITAALKGFTMPEGSSLLWQMGGRYYGITGNILTEDPLSDIPAEQLDVDMLDDSTEVYSIAAGYDAQLMVRYPIGVHDLYLIEIIPNGPLQRQIPYLSDSLVISLLAILVLGLLLAFLLHRMITPPITALQNRITKISSGDFSFDPAIEWNNELGDIGRGINSMSASVTALMDHRLEDEKQKQDLEYRMLQNQINPHFIYNTLNSIKWMATIQHAPGIAEMVTALSRLLKSVSKSNERLVPLYEEFALLNDYFTIQQYRYGGTITLDVSYIEDEKLNHSCLIPRFTLQPLVENAIFHGIEPKGSAGEVTLRVERDTANGDVLIRLTDDGIGMTAEQAAKALQEPGPEEAAAKYRHVGMWNVHKRLQYSFGEAYGLSIESEPGVGTTVMVRLPGPPAQQ
- a CDS encoding sugar ABC transporter substrate-binding protein, producing MRKLQKLAALGLAGSMALSLAACGGSAASSSEAAADSTPVSGEATAESTASGDEAVTLNWALWDKDSTAYWQALADGYMESHPNVTIEMTDLGSTDYMTQLATQLAGGNGELDVLSIKDIPGYSNLINLGLLEPLSGKLTTDESKFNGVLDQLTAEDGNYYAVPFRSDFWVVYYNKDIFDQAGIEYPTNDMTMEDFDAKIREVYEKTGVYGNIYHTWRSTTTLFGILDGEHTVIDGNYDFLKPYYEQVLSEQADGVIPNYGEQKTSGLHYSGAFQNGQAAMCNMGSWFIATMQKYNEEAEGNGVEPVNFGIVKYPHPDGAPAGSTLGTVTSLAVNANSEKKDAALDFVNWCASEDGAKCVAAVGTFPAVASDETNAIISSTEGFPSDDASLEALNTTAIYLEMPLSDKASEIETILNTEHDAIMTESETVDEGIANMNEQVAALLG